GCCTGCAATGACAAAAACTTTTGCCcatgacagatttttttcagcGTTCTTCTTGTCACCATTAAATAATGTCAGACGAAGACAGCCTGATTAAATCCtatcagcagtttttaaaagatGCAGGTAAATCATTTGTTCCTGACCTCCGCAGAGCTTGTTGTTGGAGCGGTCGCAGTTGAAGTTGTCGCATTCGCAGAACTGGCCGCTGTACGCCTCTGCAGGATTATCCCGCTTCCTGCACTCACAGGTACCGCAGACGCAGTCGCCGTTGTTGCTGCAGATGTCTGTGCCGTTGTCTTTCCTGCAGTTGGCGTCCAGATCCTCGGTCCGGACGTCGTCCTTGCTGCACTCGCACGTCTGACCGATGCGTCCTTCGTTGCATCTGAAACACAACGTGAAGTCAAGTCGAtacttaataaaatttttatcacaaaataattcttaaacaatgagattttagtctgctcagttctgaaatgtttcagggCCTCCagcactttaaatccaaatgggctgctgctggccacgccccccagctcaacgtttacactcccatgtgaaaacagctgcaaacaGTTGCGTAATTATACAAattacatctttgaaaagtataaatggagcctcctgcacaaccaacaagaatgcagcaagtggtttctggatggcaagtcaacaacGAAGCCAGTCGTAACGATCAATCATTTAATCAATGAACCCCATGGGGAATTAAAATGAGATCGATTTGGTAGATTTGAAGAAGGTAGGGGGGCTGACTTCACTCAGGTGaatgaaagcacaaaaaacatgcaaatggtGAACTTTGCTTAATACGTGGCCCAGAagagttgttgttttgaaatattctgcgaaggaaaggaggaggagaacgtCTTACTTGCAGGATCCGCATTCATAGCTGCCGCTGCCTTCAGAGCACCGCTGACTGTTGGCCTCTCCTTTCGCTGCACAGTCACAGTCGCAGATGTAATCCAGAACCACGGTCACCTCCTCCCTGAAGCCCTGAGGTTTGATAGTGAACACCTCCGGTTTCCCATTGGATGGACACTTATGGCTTTCTACAGTAATGTTGAAATGCACCTGGATAACCAGAGGAAAGAGTTAAAGTTGACACAGATTTCAGGATATTCCAGGATATTCCAGGGCTTTCAGCATTACCTCATCCCCGATGGAGATGTTGACACACTTATTCCCGTTCTCTCCTGTATTGACCATGTTGTCCTTGCAGATGGACTTGTAGGAAATAGAAGCTCCCGCCGGCCGCTTCGGGCTTTCAAGAACAACCTCAGAGGACAAAGACTGCCAAAAGaggaagaattttttttaaaaaagagtaaaataaattcatctttccTGGATTTAATGGCTGATGTCGCATGTTTTCTCTTGTCCTACTGATTATTTATTGTCTCTAAAAACCTGCttgataaatgaaataaaataatcacgatacaaaattaaccaaagtatggaaaaactgaaactactactataacaaaaacaaactaaataactaataataataataattaaactaatttaaattagaCAAAGAAGCAAACTATAATGAAAAGCCCAGAACTCGTTCCAACCCTGCTGGTGGGCATCAGTTCTTACGTTGTAAGCATCAATGATGAGCTTCATCACGTTGTTGGAGTCGGCAGAAAGCGTCCCGACTTCCGACTTAGGAATGAGGTTTTTGAGTTCCTGTAAGAGGATGGAAGGATCAGAGGAGGCAGGTCTGATAAACGGGTCctagtcaaagtaaaacagCTGATAGTTCACCTTGTAAACCGACTGGAACTCCTCAGTCACAGCAAAGATGGTTTGGATGTTGTGTTCGCTTAGTTTCTGAACCAGGTGAGCGATGGAGGGATAGTCCTGCAACACGGATGTTAATATTCAGAGCGGCGCGTCAGAGAGGAGAGATGTGGGATTGAATTGAACCCGCTTACGTAGTAGTGGCTCATGGTGTACATGTTGTTCTCCAGGTGACACTTCCCGTCGTTGGGCAGGACAATCCCGCCCAGCTTCCCGTCTCCAGCGAAGTGGAAGCCGGCGTCGGTGGAGAAGACGAGCAGACGGGTGACGTTCCTCCAGCCGATCTGATCCTGGGTTCAAAACGGAGAAATTCCTCCGGTTAAAGCACAGCGTGACGATAAATCAATGTTATTGATTAACCCAAATGTTGTTTGttgggtttccatagttcaAAGTGATGTCAGCACCtggggcggccatcttgtttgacaagcacGTTTCAcagcttctttttatttagactttgaATTCAACATAAAGTCATAAGAATACAGTTGTAGAGTCATGATGTcgtatgaaaaaaatcaaaatatcaaaaaaatataaaaacacagtcTTAATAATGCCAAAATAAAGGCCTAGTTGCAGAATATTAGTCCACCAAGTAGTGAAATTTCATTGATTTTAAGTCACTATGACtatattattgtaaataaacaaaaattatccTAGCCTGGCTGTAATGCTCCATcttataaacacacacaaaaaaatgagtgaaataaaagccacattttgaaaatgtagtttatttttttagaaaaaaaaagtgagaaattaAATGGTAACATGTTATCTGAAGCAAAAGACTCggataacaccgtcataaacatgaaggagtcttcagaaatttttaggactgttgtcatgaagtgtcgtttggtaaataatgacattcctaacgcaaagttgcattaaaagtctcaACTTTGCcttattcagtaaataatgacactttgaAGGAAAGTTGcattattcagtaaataatgacactttgtAGGAAAGTTGCactaaaagtgtcaactttgcactattcagtaaataatgacactttaatcaAAGTTGCATTGACACATTTGACCTGAAAACAGCATCGCCTGGCTGCACTAGTGAGTCGCTCACCTGGCACACGGCCACCTGCATGATGGCGTCGAAGCCGCCCTCTGGGGAGTCCAGGTTGCCGGAGATCTGCTGCTGGCTGACGAGCCGGTTGAATGCCTCTCCGTTCTCGGTCAGCTTCAGGACGTTCTTGTAGCTGAAGGGGCTGGTGCAGTTCTCGCTGCCTGTGCAGGGGTTCAGCAGCCTGGCCGGGGTGGTGCTGATGTAGGGCATGACCGTCTTCTCCACAAACGAACCAAAACCTGAAGGGAGTTTAAGAAAAGATGATTACTAAAGCAAGAGTTTCAGATTTATTGAGCTAGCACTGTCTTTCTCAAACGCCCCCTAGTGGTTGGCGAGGTACTGAAaggattttgtgtaaaaatgatgaaaacgtGGCTTAAGTCCGTTTCGGGGTCACTTAAAAAAAGGCTGAAGATaccagtggaaagaaaacaacaacaacagtatATTATACTACTTATACCTAACTTCCCTTTGGGattatatttagatattttatataattaattattaatatattattcgtctcaaaacaatatttatcgcaataattactgACAATTTATTATCTAGataaatttgttatcatgaccGGCCTGAGCACATCATggtatttttacagttttttatgtccactgttttaaatactgactgaataaactgaacatttcGTGTTCCAATGAGCTTTATTAAGGTAATCCCTCAAGGAGCTTTCCAggtgtttatatttctaaacagaaccacataaagtgcattttacATCCCACACCGGGTTCTGTTTGGCCCGTTTAGCTTTGCTGTTCTGGGATGCCTCTGCCATGATTATTTCTGCATCAACTTAAGGATGAGCACCAGCGCTCGCTTCAGTTTATAAGTATAgatataataaacaaaagtagTGTTGggcagtttttctattttcttgttgcttttccAGGAAAAGAATAAGATTTACTAGAATTAGTAGTTcttagatttatttctcttcttATTCGATTGGAAActttgtgaattttaaaaaaatatttgatgatgcattattgtttttctctctttcaaaacctaaaaataaaaaaggtagtgcagcataaataaattgataaactataaacatttaaaaacttaaaaacttgGGGCAAAATCTGTtctttgaattttaaacatttcaaaccgCTGATCGAACCAGATGTTATTAGTAGATTGAAACCGATTTTAATCCAATAAACCATTAATCAGTTGTTGCCTCCTTTAGAACAGATCTGACACTTTTTATCAACGGAGGAACCTCGACTGTTTTCCACTCACCGATTTTGAAGTCTGAGgtgattttcttcatttcccTCATGAGGTCAGTGCCAAGTTTCTTAACATTTTCCAAGTCGTCTCTCATGGAGAAGGAGAGGTCCATAAGGTAGTACAGATCTATGGGGTAATCCTCCGCACGCTTGAATTTCAGACTAAAGGTTTGCGGTTctcctaaaacacaaaaacagcagcagctgagaaCGCTCAGAAAATCGGTTCCTCCCAGTTCAAAACCCCAACATTTAACAACGGCCACACATTTCTGGATTTCATTCTGAAAACGGGAGAAAATCTTTACCAGATCTGAGTTTGAGTGTGAGTTTCTGAGGCTGGATCTGGGTGATCTGCTCAGGCTTCAGTTTTACAGGTCCATCGTTGCGAACTGTGACCGGTGTGTTCTGGTCAATGATGATTTTTCCACGCGGGTTTTCAACTTGCTGACACTTTCTTTCCTTCAGGACTTCAAGGTCGTCACAGCGGGCCGACTTGGGCGAACCAACGGTTAGAAAGTTCTGCAAAAAGCAAACATGCCATTGGGTTAGGGTTATATTATAATATTCAAGACACGAATCGGGCAACAAAAACCAAGCGGTCTCTGGAGAACCTGCTCTGCAAGAACACAGAAAAATTTATGGACGTTTGTATTTGCACAACCTCAACGACTCCACAAAGAAACTGACCGCACAAGACCACTCAAAAAAAAGACGATGTAGTGGGATATagtaaaaaattacattcaatttcaatttgctccatttttttgtaactttttgcactaaaaatccacaaaaacaaGATCTGAATAAAAAGTGTTGTAGAGAAGGAGTTTCTGCAACCAGAGTCAGGATTATTAGCCAGATGTTACTCAGAAGAAGGGATTGCTGCAAACTTAACTGATGCAAACAACCACCCACTGTCACCATATGCCTCCCCACAAAGGGAACTGCAGCAAATTTAACTGCATAGCTACAATCAAACATTATAAATTAAGAATTGggacataaataaactgaatttgaataaataaaaaaacatttggagtaCAAACCAGGCAGCTATAATTCATCTGTTTTATATGAACTGCTGCGGTGCGTCTGGACTAAAGAGGAACAGGAAGAAACTGCAGAATGGTGCATAAAGGATGCCACAAGCCTAACACTCAGAGGAAGAGCATGaaacaatgaacaaaaatatgctTTGACTTCATTCTTTCAGTAATTATAGTCAAGATATTCTGCTTTTCCTTCTGTACAAAAAGCATATAATtatatcaacaaaaaaacagtaaaaatagcCTAAATGTGTATTCTTCTGGTTgggtttatttgtataaattataaaagttGAGGTGAATTTTATGAGCTGGAAATCCAATCTCACTTCTGATGAGGGCAAAAGAAGATCCAACGAGCGTCACAGatgtttaaaactattttaaacaaGTAGTGTGCCCTGACATGCAGGTTAATGCTGCCCAATCCGGGCCGCCAAGATTAAATGGAGGTGGAGATGATAAACACAGGTGTCATGAGGAGAATGAAGAGCTGATGGCGTGCTGCTGCAAGTACCAAACAGCAATACCCTGAAAGATTGCGCAGTTTAGTTCCCAAGAACATGATGTTGGATTTGATCAGAAACTGAGTCAGAGCCAAAATCAGTCGACTCACTCCGATTCAttacaactgaaaaataattaggGCTGCAACAGACAgttattctgataattaatcaattattctgggAATTAGTAAAAacttctgacgattaatcaaatattcTGTTGACTAGTCAAATATTCTGATAATTAATCGactattctgacgattaatcaaaaaattctgccgattaatcaaatattctgatgattaatcagattaaaaactggCATATTctccagattttttatttgaccaTTTTCTTTAGAGTTCATCATTTGAAGCAAAGATACTTAAACTGTCAAGATTTTAACTTTCTGCTCAACCAAACATCAATAAAGTGCagggctgatctgttgactAATTTTTGGATTAGTcgattaaattaattattttgataGCAAAAGTTCTGGGTGTTAACAGACAAAGAATTTGCTTTATCctaaatgcaacattttgtaaatgtttgctttaattGCAGACTTGAGCTGTTCTTTGACcaacttgactttttttaagtaccaatactccagttaatgatttaCTGATTATTAACTTAGCTGAAGGTTgtttcaataactgattaattgtttcagccctaactGCATCTAATATTGTTCTTTCTATGACTAATTAAAAGGactgtgacaaaataaatgttaaatttaaacaataaaacaaaacttttctgtaCCTCTTCTATTTTAGCTTGAAatgggtgtttttgttttttcttttaaaaaaaacattttatgcacaCAATGACGCCTCTTAGAAAGCATCTAAGAAGccaacaaagatatttaacGAATGCGTTTTCTTCAGGTTTTAGTGGCAGAACTCACTTCATCCGTGCACcatccacacttttcagagacCTGGATGCATTCCCCACATGACTGTGCATTCGCCTTGATGCATA
This is a stretch of genomic DNA from Gambusia affinis linkage group LG12, SWU_Gaff_1.0, whole genome shotgun sequence. It encodes these proteins:
- the LOC122841401 gene encoding integrin beta-1-like; amino-acid sequence: MNLQLLFIAVLSAVIRGGSAQQDGSICIKANAQSCGECIQVSEKCGWCTDENFLTVGSPKSARCDDLEVLKERKCQQVENPRGKIIIDQNTPVTVRNDGPVKLKPEQITQIQPQKLTLKLRSGEPQTFSLKFKRAEDYPIDLYYLMDLSFSMRDDLENVKKLGTDLMREMKKITSDFKIGFGSFVEKTVMPYISTTPARLLNPCTGSENCTSPFSYKNVLKLTENGEAFNRLVSQQQISGNLDSPEGGFDAIMQVAVCQDQIGWRNVTRLLVFSTDAGFHFAGDGKLGGIVLPNDGKCHLENNMYTMSHYYDYPSIAHLVQKLSEHNIQTIFAVTEEFQSVYKELKNLIPKSEVGTLSADSNNVMKLIIDAYNSLSSEVVLESPKRPAGASISYKSICKDNMVNTGENGNKCVNISIGDEVHFNITVESHKCPSNGKPEVFTIKPQGFREEVTVVLDYICDCDCAAKGEANSQRCSEGSGSYECGSCKCNEGRIGQTCECSKDDVRTEDLDANCRKDNGTDICSNNGDCVCGTCECRKRDNPAEAYSGQFCECDNFNCDRSNNKLCGGHGRCECRKCICDANYTGSACDCSMDTSTCVASNGQICNGRGECECGSCKCTDSKFQGPTCEACPTCPGVCTEHKDCVECLTFQTGVKKDVCKDECKNFRLFRVQEQKLLPQPNDQTFPLVICKERDENDCSFYFSFAVRNNTNEVYVVEKPECPSSPDIIPIHWNGLASRKVNFFFWSFCFCFQGENPIYKSAVTTVVNPKYEGK